In the Pseudonocardia cypriaca genome, one interval contains:
- a CDS encoding LysR family transcriptional regulator encodes MELRQLRYFVAVADAGTFVHAAERLHIGQPAVSQQVGRLERELGVRLFERTTRHVRITPAGQRLLAEARAVLAAADRLRTVAAEALVDVGAVLRLGTSHGLGDRLYRVLDELASAVPDLSVRLVRSRQEERLAAVRAGELDAAFVRVLESAPGLELVPVWREPLVVALPDRHPLAAHRTIRLDQLGELPVRLAPPANNPPFHRLITTALRDAGVDPPPGPHFTTLQDTLAEIGTGLPSWTVFYHRAELPVVRRVALRPLEGLSVLVSLAAPPGVPSPPVRALLRACAPVADAH; translated from the coding sequence GTGGAGCTGCGGCAGCTGCGGTACTTCGTCGCGGTCGCGGACGCAGGCACGTTCGTGCACGCCGCCGAGCGCCTGCACATCGGGCAGCCCGCTGTGAGCCAGCAGGTCGGGCGGCTGGAGCGCGAGCTCGGGGTGCGGCTGTTCGAGCGGACCACCCGGCACGTCCGGATCACGCCCGCCGGGCAGCGGCTGCTGGCGGAGGCGCGGGCCGTGCTCGCTGCGGCCGACCGCCTCCGGACGGTCGCAGCCGAGGCGCTGGTCGACGTGGGAGCGGTGCTGCGCCTCGGGACCAGCCACGGCCTCGGCGACCGCCTGTACCGGGTGCTCGACGAGCTCGCCTCCGCGGTACCGGACCTGTCCGTGCGGCTCGTGCGGTCCCGCCAGGAGGAGCGGCTCGCCGCCGTGCGCGCCGGTGAGCTCGACGCCGCGTTCGTGCGGGTGCTGGAGTCGGCGCCGGGGCTGGAGCTGGTGCCCGTCTGGCGGGAGCCGCTCGTGGTCGCGCTGCCCGATCGGCATCCGCTCGCCGCCCACCGGACGATCCGCCTCGACCAGCTCGGCGAGCTGCCGGTGCGGCTCGCGCCGCCGGCCAACAACCCGCCGTTCCACCGGCTGATCACCACGGCGCTCCGGGACGCCGGCGTCGACCCGCCGCCGGGCCCGCACTTCACGACCCTGCAGGACACCCTCGCCGAGATCGGCACCGGGCTGCCGTCGTGGACGGTCTTCTACCACCGGGCGGAGCTGCCGGTCGTGCGGCGGGTGGCGCTGCGGCCGCTGGAAGGGCTCAGCGTGCTCGTCTCGCTCGCCGCTCCGCCGGGCGTGCCGTCACCGCCGGTACGGGCGCTGCTGCGGGCCTGCGCCCCGGTGGCCGACGCGCACTGA
- a CDS encoding histidine phosphatase family protein has translation MTTLILLRHGRSAANANGVLAGRSAGVELDDTGRAQAAKLPDRLAGVPIAEIVCSPMLRCEQTVAPLAGARELVPITEPELAEVDYGSWTGSELKELVKEPLWKVVQAHPSAAVFPGGEGLAGMQARAVAAVRRHGARIAAEHGPEAVWLACSHGDVIKSILADALATHLDNFQRIVVDPGSISVVHYTETRPFVARVNDLGGDVAGLVPPPPSRGSDAVVGGDTGA, from the coding sequence GTGACGACGCTCATCCTGCTCCGCCACGGCCGGTCGGCGGCCAACGCCAACGGCGTGCTCGCGGGCCGCTCCGCGGGCGTCGAGCTCGACGACACCGGCCGGGCCCAGGCCGCGAAGCTGCCCGACCGGCTCGCCGGGGTACCGATCGCGGAGATCGTCTGCTCGCCCATGCTGCGCTGCGAGCAGACGGTCGCGCCGCTGGCCGGGGCCCGCGAGCTGGTCCCGATCACCGAGCCGGAGCTGGCCGAGGTCGACTACGGCTCATGGACCGGCAGCGAGCTGAAGGAGCTGGTCAAGGAGCCGCTGTGGAAGGTCGTGCAGGCCCACCCGTCCGCGGCGGTGTTCCCGGGCGGCGAGGGGCTCGCCGGCATGCAGGCGCGTGCGGTGGCCGCGGTGCGCCGGCACGGAGCCCGGATCGCGGCCGAGCACGGCCCGGAGGCGGTGTGGCTGGCGTGCAGCCACGGCGACGTGATCAAGTCGATCCTGGCCGACGCGCTGGCCACTCACCTGGACAACTTCCAGCGCATCGTGGTCGACCCGGGCTCGATCAGCGTCGTGCACTACACCGAGACCCGCCCGTTCGTGGCCCGCGTGAACGATCTGGGCGGCGACGTGGCCGGGCTCGTCCCACCGCCGCCCTCCCGCGGTTCGGACGCCGTCGTGGGCGGTGACACCGGTGCCTAG
- a CDS encoding NAD(P)H-binding protein, which produces MIVVTGATGNVGRPLVAALATAGERVTAVSRNVSAANVAEGVRFRPVDLTDPESLRPAVDGADALFLQDAGMNAHLLSPRDILAVAKEVGVGRVVLLSSIGVVTRPDSASHGIVARSFEDAVRQSGLEWTILRPGGFASNAYAWAESVRTRRTVAAPFGDVGLPTVDPADIAEVGAAALRDDRHAGQVYELTGPVLCTPRRQADAIGEAIGEPVRFVEQTPDEARAQMLRFMPPPVVETTLAVLGAPTPAEQRISPDVERVLGRPARTFAEWAARHAGSFR; this is translated from the coding sequence GTGATCGTGGTGACGGGAGCGACCGGCAACGTGGGGCGCCCGCTGGTGGCGGCTCTGGCGACGGCGGGCGAGCGGGTGACGGCGGTTTCGCGGAACGTGTCGGCGGCGAACGTGGCGGAGGGAGTGCGGTTCCGGCCGGTCGACCTGACCGACCCCGAGAGCCTGCGGCCGGCCGTCGACGGAGCCGACGCGCTGTTCCTGCAGGACGCCGGCATGAACGCCCACCTGCTCAGCCCGCGGGACATCCTCGCCGTCGCGAAGGAAGTCGGGGTCGGCCGCGTCGTGCTGCTGTCCTCGATAGGCGTCGTCACCCGGCCCGACTCGGCCTCGCACGGGATCGTTGCGCGGTCCTTCGAGGACGCCGTCCGGCAGTCGGGCCTCGAGTGGACGATCCTGCGTCCCGGCGGCTTCGCCTCCAACGCCTACGCGTGGGCCGAGTCCGTTCGGACCCGCCGCACGGTCGCCGCCCCGTTCGGTGACGTCGGCCTGCCCACCGTCGACCCCGCCGACATCGCGGAGGTCGGGGCGGCCGCCCTCCGCGACGACCGGCACGCCGGCCAGGTCTACGAGCTGACCGGCCCCGTTCTGTGCACCCCTCGCCGGCAGGCCGATGCGATCGGTGAGGCGATCGGCGAGCCGGTGCGGTTCGTCGAGCAGACCCCCGACGAGGCCCGCGCGCAGATGCTGCGGTTCATGCCCCCGCCGGTGGTCGAGACGACCCTCGCCGTGCTCGGCGCGCCCACACCCGCCGAGCAGCGGATCAGCCCCGACGTCGAGCGGGTCCTCGGGCGGCCCGCACGCACGTTCGCCGAGTGGGCCGCCCGCCACGCCGGCTCGTTCCGCTGA
- a CDS encoding helix-turn-helix domain-containing protein: MTRPNALGEYLRARRELVDPADVGLHVAGVRRTPGLRREEVATLAGISADYYLRLEQGRDRNPSPQVLEALARVFGLDATATQYLLSLSTARPLRSKRPRREVVPAGIRQLLDVIGPPAFVENRLFDVLAANRLATALSPRIRPGENRMRSLFLDEDEQEMHPEWERWSGGMVAAFRTSLGTDVDDPRLAQLVGELSLGSELFRQLWARHDVKPLAGGLTRMRHPRVGMLELRREKLPIGDSGGQLLVIYHAEPGSETARALALLDAPAQDEPRAARG, translated from the coding sequence GTGACCAGGCCGAACGCTCTGGGCGAGTACCTGCGTGCACGGCGCGAGCTCGTGGACCCCGCTGACGTCGGGCTGCACGTGGCGGGGGTACGGCGAACGCCGGGCCTGCGCCGCGAGGAGGTCGCGACCCTCGCCGGCATCAGCGCCGACTACTACCTGCGGCTCGAGCAGGGGCGCGACCGGAACCCGTCGCCGCAGGTGCTCGAGGCGCTGGCGCGGGTGTTCGGGCTCGACGCCACCGCGACGCAGTACCTGCTGAGCCTCTCCACCGCTCGGCCACTGCGGTCGAAGCGGCCGCGCCGCGAGGTCGTGCCGGCGGGGATCCGCCAGCTGCTCGACGTCATCGGGCCGCCGGCGTTCGTCGAGAACCGCCTGTTCGACGTGCTCGCCGCGAACCGGCTCGCCACCGCCCTGTCGCCGAGGATCCGGCCGGGGGAGAACCGGATGCGGTCGCTGTTCCTCGACGAGGACGAGCAGGAGATGCACCCCGAGTGGGAGCGGTGGAGCGGTGGGATGGTCGCGGCGTTCCGCACGTCGCTCGGCACCGATGTCGACGATCCGCGGCTCGCGCAGCTCGTGGGCGAGCTGTCGCTCGGGAGCGAGCTGTTCCGGCAGCTGTGGGCGCGCCACGACGTCAAGCCGCTGGCCGGCGGGCTGACGCGGATGCGCCATCCGCGCGTCGGGATGCTCGAGCTGCGCCGCGAGAAGCTACCGATCGGCGACTCGGGCGGGCAGCTCCTCGTGATCTACCACGCGGAGCCGGGCTCGGAGACCGCAAGGGCGCTCGCGCTGCTCGACGCGCCGGCCCAGGACGAGCCACGTGCGGCTCGCGGGTGA
- a CDS encoding SCO1664 family protein, with translation MDPRDPAVPGLLRHGRIEITGRLVDASNATLFGSITLDGLTAECVYKPVRGERPLWDFPDGTLAGREVAAYLVSEAGGFHVVPPTVLRDGPFGPGMVQVWVDTDDERELVDVCRPSEVPAGWIGVLRARGDRGEPAVLVHADTPELQAMAAFDVVANNADRKGGHVLAGVDGNVYGVDHGLCMHTEDKLRTVLWGWVGKPLPRAVVEKLERLRSELAGSLSDDLSEHITRRELRTFVHRVEHLLDDSCYPEPSGYGPAIPWPAF, from the coding sequence GTGGACCCTCGCGACCCGGCCGTGCCGGGACTGCTGCGGCACGGCCGCATCGAGATCACCGGCAGGCTGGTCGACGCGTCGAACGCCACCCTCTTCGGAAGCATCACCCTCGACGGCCTGACCGCGGAGTGCGTCTACAAGCCGGTGCGGGGAGAGCGTCCGCTGTGGGACTTCCCCGACGGCACGCTCGCCGGGCGCGAGGTGGCCGCCTACCTGGTGTCCGAGGCCGGCGGCTTCCACGTCGTCCCGCCCACGGTGCTGCGCGACGGGCCGTTCGGGCCGGGCATGGTGCAGGTGTGGGTCGACACCGACGACGAACGCGAGCTCGTGGACGTCTGCCGCCCCTCGGAGGTGCCTGCCGGCTGGATCGGCGTGCTGCGCGCCCGCGGTGACCGCGGTGAGCCCGCCGTGCTCGTCCACGCCGACACGCCTGAGCTGCAGGCGATGGCCGCGTTCGACGTGGTCGCCAACAACGCCGACCGCAAGGGCGGGCACGTGCTCGCGGGCGTCGACGGCAACGTCTACGGCGTGGACCACGGCCTGTGCATGCACACGGAGGACAAGCTCCGCACCGTGCTGTGGGGGTGGGTCGGCAAGCCGTTGCCGCGCGCGGTCGTCGAGAAGCTCGAACGACTGCGTTCCGAGCTGGCTGGCAGCCTGTCGGATGACCTGTCCGAGCACATCACGCGGCGCGAGCTGCGCACGTTCGTCCACCGGGTCGAGCACCTGCTCGACGACTCCTGCTACCCCGAGCCGTCCGGCTACGGGCCGGCGATCCCCTGGCCCGCCTTCTGA
- a CDS encoding winged helix-turn-helix transcriptional regulator, whose translation MIENTKWTGQEAACPIAPVVDIVFSRWTTPILWALHQHGRLRFVELERRVATITPKVLTQRLRQLERDGLVLRTYHPEVPPRVEYEITELGRSLAPVFATLTEWGAAHLHEVERARRDHDDAREPLDQRTYARRS comes from the coding sequence GTGATCGAGAACACGAAGTGGACGGGCCAGGAGGCGGCCTGCCCGATCGCGCCGGTCGTCGACATCGTCTTCAGCCGGTGGACCACCCCCATCCTCTGGGCCCTCCACCAGCACGGGCGGCTGCGGTTCGTGGAGCTCGAACGGCGCGTCGCGACGATCACGCCCAAGGTCCTGACCCAGCGGTTGCGGCAGCTCGAACGCGACGGCCTCGTGCTGCGCACCTACCACCCCGAGGTCCCACCCCGGGTCGAGTACGAGATCACCGAGCTCGGGCGCAGCCTCGCGCCGGTGTTCGCGACGCTGACCGAGTGGGGCGCCGCCCACCTCCACGAGGTCGAGCGCGCCCGCCGGGACCACGACGACGCCCGCGAGCCGCTCGACCAGCGCACGTACGCTCGGCGCTCGTGA
- a CDS encoding DUF3090 domain-containing protein has protein sequence MTRVIHVFRQPERFVAGTVGEPGDRSFYLQAIQEARTVSVLLEKQQVSVLADRISALLQEVARRFGSDGLTDEEPRTDLDPLAVPLEEEFRVGTMGLGWDAESGSIVVELLAVTEEEVDESVVLDDTEEGPDALRVFLSPEQARAFADRAERVVSAGRPPCPLCAEPLDPQGHVCVRLNGYHQRSPAED, from the coding sequence ATGACACGCGTCATCCACGTCTTCCGCCAGCCCGAGCGCTTCGTCGCGGGCACCGTCGGCGAGCCCGGCGACCGCTCGTTCTACCTCCAGGCGATCCAGGAGGCGCGCACGGTGAGCGTGCTGCTGGAGAAACAGCAGGTGTCGGTCCTCGCCGACCGGATCAGCGCGTTGCTGCAGGAGGTGGCCCGCCGGTTCGGCTCCGACGGCCTCACCGACGAGGAGCCCCGCACCGACCTCGACCCCCTCGCGGTACCGCTCGAGGAGGAGTTCCGGGTCGGCACGATGGGCCTCGGCTGGGACGCCGAGTCCGGTTCGATCGTGGTGGAGCTGCTCGCGGTCACCGAGGAGGAGGTCGACGAGTCCGTCGTCCTCGACGACACCGAGGAAGGGCCGGACGCCCTGCGCGTGTTCCTGTCGCCGGAGCAGGCTCGGGCGTTCGCCGACCGCGCCGAGCGCGTGGTGTCCGCTGGCCGGCCGCCGTGCCCGCTGTGCGCCGAGCCGCTCGACCCCCAAGGCCACGTCTGCGTGCGGCTCAACGGGTACCACCAGCGGTCCCCGGCCGAGGACTGA
- a CDS encoding FAD-binding oxidoreductase, producing the protein MRDVLTPGHPRYDAERTGFNRVVDHRPALVVVPADVADVRAAVRHAAHHDLPIAIHATGHGVTVPADGTLMIATRRLDAVSVDPVARTATVAAGVRWRQVIDAAAPHGLAPLNGSSPSVGAVSYTLGGGLGPVARTFGYAADHVRRFRLVTADGELRTVTPDEHPELFWALRGGKSGFGVVVEMEIGLVPLPRLYGGALFFDGADAARVVAGWREWLETVPEELTSSLALLRLPADAPPPLRGRFVVHVRIAYTGPAADGERLLRPLRALAAPVVDDVGEMPYRDVAAIHRDPDGPLAYHEHSALLHHLDAAGVDAFLAVAVPAAADHGLLVELRHLGGALARPPEVPSAIDRRDAAFCLMALTPAGADPHPRRLLLKAIAPWATGGVYVNFLSGPDAAADIPRAHTPPTRDRLRAIRRTYDPAGRFHRTPEEAS; encoded by the coding sequence GTGCGAGATGTACTCACTCCCGGCCACCCGCGCTACGACGCGGAGCGCACCGGGTTCAACCGCGTCGTGGACCACCGGCCCGCTCTCGTCGTCGTTCCGGCCGACGTCGCCGACGTGCGGGCCGCCGTCCGGCACGCCGCCCACCACGACCTGCCCATCGCGATCCACGCGACCGGCCACGGCGTCACCGTCCCAGCCGACGGCACGCTCATGATCGCCACCCGCCGGCTGGACGCCGTGTCCGTCGACCCGGTCGCCCGAACGGCCACCGTGGCCGCCGGGGTGCGGTGGCGGCAGGTGATCGACGCCGCCGCACCGCACGGCCTCGCGCCGCTGAACGGCTCGTCGCCGTCGGTCGGGGCGGTCTCCTACACACTCGGCGGCGGGCTGGGCCCGGTCGCGCGGACGTTCGGCTACGCCGCCGACCACGTCCGCCGCTTCCGGCTCGTCACGGCCGACGGAGAGCTGCGCACCGTCACCCCGGACGAGCACCCCGAACTGTTCTGGGCTCTGCGCGGCGGCAAGAGCGGGTTCGGCGTCGTGGTCGAGATGGAGATCGGCCTGGTCCCGCTCCCCCGCCTGTACGGCGGCGCGCTGTTCTTCGACGGCGCGGACGCCGCGCGGGTGGTCGCCGGGTGGCGCGAGTGGCTCGAGACCGTTCCCGAGGAGCTGACGTCCTCGCTGGCGCTGCTGCGCCTGCCGGCCGACGCCCCACCACCGCTGCGTGGCCGGTTCGTCGTGCACGTCCGGATCGCCTACACCGGGCCGGCGGCGGACGGGGAGCGCCTGCTTCGACCACTGCGAGCGCTCGCCGCGCCGGTCGTCGACGACGTGGGCGAGATGCCCTACCGCGACGTCGCCGCGATCCACCGGGACCCCGACGGCCCCCTCGCCTACCACGAACACTCCGCGCTGCTGCACCACCTCGACGCGGCAGGCGTCGACGCCTTCCTCGCGGTGGCCGTGCCGGCGGCGGCCGACCATGGGCTGCTGGTGGAGCTGCGGCACCTCGGCGGAGCGCTCGCCCGCCCGCCGGAGGTGCCCAGCGCGATCGACCGCCGGGACGCGGCCTTCTGCCTCATGGCCCTCACGCCGGCAGGCGCCGACCCGCACCCCCGACGGCTCCTGCTGAAGGCGATCGCCCCGTGGGCCACCGGTGGGGTCTACGTCAACTTCCTGTCCGGCCCGGACGCAGCTGCCGACATCCCCCGCGCCCACACGCCACCGACCCGCGACCGGCTGCGCGCCATCCGGCGCACGTACGACCCGGCGGGCCGGTTCCACCGCACCCCCGAGGAGGCATCGTGA
- a CDS encoding undecaprenyl-diphosphate phosphatase, protein MTWLEVIVLGVVQGLTEFLPISSSAHLRIVSEVFFGRDAGAAFTAVTQLGTEAAVLVYFARDIGHLFLTWVRGFRFPAVRATPDYRIAWLVIVGTIPIGLLGFLFEHQIQTAARNLWLIATTLVLFGLLLGLAERLGRQRTQLEQMKPADGIILGFAQAMALIPGVSRSGGTITAGLFLGFTRQAAVRYSFLLAIPAVVASGIFQIPDVFSGDGPTGVQMVVATVIAFAIGFASIAWLLRYVEHHSVYLFVWYRVALGAVLFVALGAGWIAAY, encoded by the coding sequence GTGACGTGGCTGGAAGTGATCGTGCTCGGTGTCGTGCAGGGACTGACGGAGTTCCTGCCGATCTCCTCGTCGGCGCACCTGCGGATCGTGTCGGAGGTGTTCTTCGGGCGGGACGCGGGCGCGGCCTTCACCGCGGTCACCCAGCTCGGCACGGAGGCGGCCGTGCTCGTCTACTTCGCGCGCGACATCGGACACCTGTTCCTCACGTGGGTGCGCGGCTTCCGCTTCCCGGCGGTCCGCGCCACCCCCGACTACCGGATCGCCTGGCTCGTGATCGTCGGGACGATCCCGATCGGCCTGCTCGGCTTCCTCTTCGAGCACCAGATCCAGACCGCGGCCCGCAACCTGTGGCTGATCGCGACCACGCTGGTGCTGTTCGGCCTGCTGCTCGGGCTCGCCGAGCGGCTCGGCCGGCAGCGCACGCAGCTGGAGCAGATGAAGCCCGCCGACGGCATCATCCTCGGCTTCGCGCAGGCCATGGCGCTGATCCCGGGGGTCTCCCGTTCCGGCGGCACGATCACCGCAGGCCTCTTCCTCGGCTTCACGCGCCAGGCGGCGGTGCGGTACTCGTTCCTGCTGGCGATCCCGGCCGTCGTCGCATCGGGGATCTTCCAGATCCCGGACGTGTTCTCGGGCGACGGGCCCACCGGGGTGCAGATGGTGGTGGCCACGGTGATCGCGTTCGCGATCGGCTTCGCATCGATCGCGTGGCTCCTGCGCTACGTGGAGCACCACAGCGTCTACCTGTTCGTCTGGTACCGGGTGGCGCTGGGCGCGGTGCTGTTCGTCGCCCTGGGTGCGGGCTGGATCGCTGCCTACTGA
- a CDS encoding aldo/keto reductase family oxidoreductase, with protein sequence MTSHDLPGGRYRVGDLDLTRVGYGAMQLAGPGVFGPPKDHDAAIAVLREAVELGINHIDTSDFYGPHVTNHLIREALAPYPDDLHIVTKVGARRDEQGGWPPARTPDELRAQVHDNLRNLGLDALDVVNLRLGGVEGPEPGSLAPQFEALAELQQQGLIRHLGLSTVTAEQLAEARSIAPVVCVQNLYNIARREDDALVDLTAQQGIAYVPYFPLGGFSPLQSDALESVAKQLDATPMTVALAWLLQRSPNILLIPGTSSVAHLRENVASAGLELPEDAIAELDAIGG encoded by the coding sequence ATGACATCCCACGATCTTCCCGGTGGCCGCTACCGCGTCGGCGACCTCGACCTCACCCGCGTCGGCTACGGCGCCATGCAGCTCGCCGGCCCCGGCGTCTTCGGGCCGCCGAAGGACCACGACGCGGCGATCGCCGTGCTGCGCGAGGCCGTCGAGCTGGGCATCAACCACATCGACACCTCGGACTTCTACGGCCCGCACGTCACCAACCACCTCATCCGCGAGGCGCTCGCCCCGTACCCGGACGACCTGCACATCGTCACGAAGGTCGGCGCCCGCCGCGACGAGCAGGGCGGATGGCCGCCGGCCAGGACCCCCGACGAGCTGCGCGCCCAGGTCCACGACAACCTGCGCAACCTCGGTCTCGACGCGCTCGACGTCGTCAACCTGCGCCTCGGCGGCGTCGAGGGACCCGAGCCGGGCTCCCTCGCTCCGCAGTTCGAGGCGCTCGCCGAGCTGCAGCAGCAGGGGCTCATCCGCCACCTCGGCCTCAGCACCGTCACCGCCGAGCAGCTGGCCGAGGCCCGGTCGATCGCGCCCGTCGTCTGCGTGCAGAACCTCTACAACATCGCCCGCCGCGAGGACGACGCCCTCGTCGACCTCACCGCACAGCAGGGCATCGCGTACGTCCCGTACTTCCCCCTCGGCGGCTTCTCGCCGCTGCAGTCCGACGCCCTCGAGTCCGTCGCGAAGCAGCTCGACGCGACCCCGATGACGGTCGCGCTCGCGTGGCTGCTGCAGAGGTCCCCGAACATCCTGCTGATCCCGGGGACGTCGTCGGTGGCACACCTTCGCGAGAACGTCGCAAGCGCCGGGCTCGAGCTGCCCGAGGACGCGATCGCGGAGCTGGACGCGATCGGGGGCTAG
- a CDS encoding MFS transporter has translation MTDLRTHPEPAPRSAGIRLGLLFGPSIFGVSAAGIALPAAGGELGVGPSTTAWILTVHALALGIGTALFGRLLDSWGARRVLLAGGAAMAAGTAVIVLSPGLGPVIAGRFVLAAGSGAMTATAVTLSTSGPPERRIAVLGWYGLVVPVFAGAATLVGGAVTAALSWRWALVLPVLSLVGAVLTLRLAPAPRQGTPLDAVGAALLTTMTAAGLVLLQSPALGLGTSAVVGLAALTLAAAGALAMWVRRTPEGFVPHGLLARRGYVRAAFTGFGVFGGLFASVYAAPALLVGGRGWSVLAVGAALLPGAALGAVVARLTGRLGPRVQQRVLAAVAATSASALVAAGVTGAPALVLAGTSLAFVAFGVAQVVLNGQAAAAVPPQERGSAMGLLALTFMIGGAAGSAVAGGLTAPIGVGLALAVAAALPLAAALMAATQGSPQKAGQGIAGP, from the coding sequence GTGACCGACCTTCGGACCCACCCGGAGCCGGCCCCGCGATCGGCCGGCATCCGGCTCGGGCTGCTGTTCGGTCCGTCGATCTTCGGCGTGAGCGCCGCCGGCATCGCGCTCCCGGCGGCGGGCGGGGAGCTCGGCGTCGGCCCGTCGACGACCGCCTGGATCCTCACCGTGCACGCGCTCGCGCTCGGGATCGGAACCGCGCTCTTCGGCCGGCTCCTCGACTCGTGGGGCGCCCGGCGCGTCCTGCTCGCCGGCGGCGCCGCGATGGCAGCCGGTACCGCGGTCATCGTGCTGTCGCCCGGGCTCGGCCCGGTCATCGCGGGCCGGTTCGTCCTGGCCGCGGGCTCCGGCGCGATGACGGCCACCGCCGTCACCCTATCGACGTCCGGCCCGCCGGAACGGCGGATCGCGGTGCTCGGCTGGTACGGCCTGGTCGTCCCGGTGTTCGCCGGGGCAGCCACGCTCGTCGGCGGGGCGGTGACGGCAGCGCTCTCCTGGCGGTGGGCACTCGTGCTCCCGGTGCTGTCCCTCGTCGGCGCCGTGCTGACGCTGCGACTGGCCCCCGCGCCACGCCAGGGCACACCGCTGGACGCCGTCGGAGCCGCGCTGCTCACCACGATGACCGCGGCCGGGCTCGTCCTGCTGCAGTCACCCGCCCTGGGCCTCGGCACGAGCGCGGTGGTCGGGCTCGCCGCGCTCACCCTGGCAGCCGCCGGTGCGCTCGCGATGTGGGTGCGCCGGACCCCGGAGGGGTTCGTGCCGCATGGCCTGCTGGCGCGCCGCGGCTACGTGCGGGCCGCGTTCACCGGCTTCGGTGTCTTCGGCGGCCTCTTCGCCTCGGTCTACGCCGCACCCGCGCTGCTGGTCGGCGGTCGCGGCTGGAGCGTCCTCGCCGTCGGCGCCGCCCTTCTGCCCGGAGCGGCGCTCGGGGCGGTGGTCGCCCGGCTGACCGGTCGGCTCGGTCCGCGCGTCCAGCAGCGGGTGCTGGCGGCGGTGGCCGCGACCAGCGCGTCGGCGCTCGTGGCCGCGGGCGTCACCGGTGCGCCCGCACTCGTGCTGGCCGGCACGTCGCTCGCGTTCGTGGCGTTCGGCGTGGCCCAGGTCGTGCTCAACGGCCAGGCGGCCGCCGCCGTGCCACCGCAGGAGCGCGGGTCGGCGATGGGCCTGCTGGCGCTGACGTTCATGATCGGCGGTGCGGCCGGCTCCGCGGTGGCGGGCGGCCTCACCGCACCGATCGGCGTCGGCCTCGCGCTCGCCGTGGCCGCGGCGCTGCCCCTCGCCGCCGCGCTCATGGCCGCCACCCAGGGCTCACCTCAGAAGGCGGGCCAGGGGATCGCCGGCCCGTAG
- a CDS encoding DUF5703 family protein, translating to MARSGPTGTVEGDSVDGDWEYRPVQLPGDVSRMTAAVRLAIQAEFGGWELSRVRLYPGGVRKVVLRRRRSSRMLPELSV from the coding sequence GTGGCGCGTAGCGGCCCGACCGGCACGGTCGAGGGGGATTCGGTCGACGGGGACTGGGAGTACCGCCCGGTCCAGCTTCCGGGGGACGTGTCCCGGATGACCGCGGCGGTACGACTGGCGATCCAGGCCGAGTTCGGCGGCTGGGAGCTGTCTCGTGTACGCCTCTACCCGGGCGGGGTGCGAAAGGTGGTGCTGCGCAGAAGGCGCAGCTCCAGAATGCTGCCGGAGCTCTCCGTCTGA
- a CDS encoding aldo/keto reductase has protein sequence MRRRRVGSSGLEVSQIGLGTMTWGAATGVEDATEQLTAFVEAGGTLVETAESYGHGAAQEVLGEVLATAVRRDDVVLAGRGGLPGGPLGDGAARGTLLAGLDAVLDRLGTDHLDLWQLPGFDARVPLEETLSAVQVAVYSGRVRYAGLVGPAGWQLATVAEHGRALGSVTVPVSAQVEYSLLCRDPEPELLPAALHHGVGVLAWAPLGRGVLTGKYADGTPADSRGASPDLAPYVEARRTGHAARIVHAVLTAADGLGTSPLSVALAWVRDQPGVAAAIVGARDAAQLTASMAADNLILPAEIRAALDDVSDVR, from the coding sequence GTGCGGCGGCGACGGGTCGGGAGCAGCGGACTGGAGGTCTCGCAGATCGGGCTCGGCACGATGACCTGGGGCGCCGCCACCGGCGTCGAGGACGCGACCGAGCAGCTCACGGCCTTCGTCGAGGCCGGTGGCACCCTCGTCGAGACCGCGGAGAGCTACGGCCACGGCGCCGCCCAGGAGGTGCTCGGCGAGGTGCTCGCCACGGCGGTCCGGCGCGACGACGTCGTCCTCGCGGGGCGCGGCGGCCTACCCGGCGGCCCGCTCGGCGACGGCGCGGCCCGCGGCACGCTGCTGGCCGGGCTCGACGCCGTCCTCGACCGCCTCGGCACCGACCACCTCGACCTCTGGCAGCTGCCCGGGTTCGACGCGCGCGTCCCCCTCGAGGAGACGCTCTCGGCCGTGCAGGTCGCGGTCTACTCGGGACGGGTCCGCTACGCCGGGCTGGTCGGGCCCGCGGGCTGGCAGCTCGCCACGGTGGCCGAGCACGGGCGGGCGCTGGGCAGCGTCACCGTGCCGGTCTCGGCGCAGGTGGAGTACTCGCTGCTGTGCCGCGACCCGGAGCCCGAGCTGCTGCCCGCGGCGCTGCACCACGGCGTCGGGGTGCTCGCATGGGCGCCGCTGGGGCGCGGCGTGCTCACCGGCAAGTACGCCGACGGCACCCCCGCCGACTCCCGCGGCGCCTCCCCCGACCTCGCCCCGTACGTCGAGGCCCGCCGCACCGGACACGCGGCCCGGATCGTCCACGCCGTGCTGACGGCCGCGGACGGGCTCGGCACGTCGCCGCTGTCCGTCGCACTGGCCTGGGTGCGCGACCAGCCGGGTGTCGCCGCTGCCATCGTCGGCGCCCGCGACGCGGCTCAGCTCACGGCCTCGATGGCCGCCGACAACCTGATCCTCCCGGCGGAGATCCGCGCCGCGCTCGACGACGTGAGCGACGTCCGCTGA